The Gillisia sp. Hel_I_86 genome has a segment encoding these proteins:
- a CDS encoding heavy metal translocating P-type ATPase produces MESCYHCGDQCRERVISHCGKNFCCNGCKTVFDILQDHDLSYYYDLELNPGTTPSAFEGKFDFLENETIVASLLEFDEQDTQIVSFVVPNIHCSSCIWVLENLNKLHSGIKTTQVNFPEKTVRITYDAKAYSLKEVVTLLCRIGYEPSIALEDFNKKEKNIDRSLIYKLGVAGFAFGNIMFLSFPEYFEVNEFWLEQFKHVFRWLMFAFSIPVVFYSGRDYFISAYKGLRSKILNIDVPIAIGIAVLFIRSTAEVAMGWGTGFFDSLTGLIFFLLLGRLFQQKTYSFLSFERDYKSYFPIAVTRILSLDTSKNNQKEEQAQVYELKKGDRILIRNGELIPVDAILINGDALIDYSFVSGEAEPVAKQSGDKLFAGGRQQAGIIEMEVIKPVEQSYLTQLWSNEVFSKNKTSSFENLTNQISERFTLGILSIAIIATIFWIVFEPSKAINVFTAVLIVACPCAIALAAPFTLGNLLRVFGKHKFYVKDSSIIEQMAHVDTIVFDKTGTLTTNEKSVISYEGVALNASEKSLLTSTLRASNHPLSRALYDILKENNIQTLDEFEEVVGKGISGVYQKERIKIGSYAFVDEEEDNLQTHLNFNDNKHTTVHISTNNGYKGCYVFYNRYREGVRQVFDQLSDKAEIIILSGDNDGEKKHLQHLLSKKAKLLFNQKPEDKLNYIKNLQDKGKNVMMVGDGLNDSGALAQSNVGVVVSENINVFSPASDGILDAKRFKDLYTFLTLSKNGISVIKWSFILSLLYNLVGLGFAVTGNLKPVVAAILMPLSSISIVIFTTVVTYYLGLKLKNSNN; encoded by the coding sequence ATGGAAAGTTGTTATCATTGCGGCGATCAATGTCGGGAAAGGGTTATTTCGCATTGCGGTAAGAATTTTTGCTGCAATGGTTGTAAAACCGTTTTTGATATTTTACAAGATCATGATCTCTCCTATTATTATGATTTAGAACTTAACCCGGGTACAACACCTTCTGCATTTGAGGGCAAGTTTGATTTTTTGGAAAACGAAACCATTGTTGCCAGCCTATTGGAATTTGATGAACAGGACACACAAATTGTTTCCTTCGTTGTTCCAAACATACACTGTAGTTCTTGTATTTGGGTACTGGAAAATTTAAACAAGCTCCATTCCGGGATTAAAACAACCCAAGTCAACTTTCCGGAAAAAACGGTTCGTATTACCTATGATGCCAAGGCATATTCACTTAAAGAAGTGGTCACACTGCTATGTCGAATTGGCTATGAGCCATCTATTGCCCTGGAAGATTTCAATAAAAAAGAGAAGAATATCGACCGAAGCCTCATCTATAAATTGGGCGTCGCTGGCTTTGCCTTTGGAAATATAATGTTTCTCTCCTTTCCAGAATATTTTGAAGTAAATGAATTTTGGTTGGAACAGTTCAAGCATGTTTTTAGGTGGTTGATGTTTGCTTTTTCAATACCTGTTGTATTCTATTCGGGACGCGACTATTTTATTTCAGCTTATAAGGGACTTCGATCTAAAATATTAAATATAGATGTTCCCATAGCTATAGGTATTGCGGTGTTGTTTATACGCTCTACTGCGGAAGTTGCCATGGGTTGGGGAACCGGTTTTTTCGATAGCTTGACAGGCTTGATCTTTTTCCTGCTTTTAGGTAGGTTGTTTCAACAAAAGACCTACTCCTTTCTTTCTTTTGAGAGGGACTATAAATCCTATTTTCCTATTGCCGTAACCCGTATTTTATCCTTGGATACTTCTAAAAACAACCAAAAAGAAGAACAAGCACAGGTCTATGAACTTAAAAAGGGCGACCGGATATTAATACGCAATGGTGAATTAATTCCGGTAGATGCAATCTTAATTAATGGGGACGCACTTATAGATTACAGCTTTGTAAGTGGTGAGGCAGAACCTGTTGCAAAACAATCTGGAGATAAGCTTTTTGCGGGTGGAAGGCAACAGGCGGGAATTATCGAGATGGAAGTTATTAAACCGGTAGAGCAAAGTTACCTAACCCAACTTTGGAGCAACGAAGTGTTCAGCAAAAATAAGACGAGCAGCTTTGAAAATTTAACAAACCAAATTAGTGAAAGGTTTACATTGGGTATTCTTTCCATTGCCATTATAGCTACAATATTTTGGATAGTATTTGAACCATCGAAGGCCATTAATGTATTTACTGCCGTCCTAATTGTGGCCTGTCCCTGTGCCATAGCCCTAGCTGCGCCTTTTACTTTGGGCAACTTGCTTCGTGTCTTTGGGAAGCACAAATTCTATGTAAAGGATAGCAGTATTATCGAACAAATGGCGCATGTGGATACCATAGTTTTCGATAAAACCGGTACGCTCACCACCAATGAGAAAAGTGTGATAAGTTATGAAGGTGTTGCGCTTAATGCATCTGAAAAATCTTTGCTTACCAGTACGCTCCGGGCATCCAACCATCCTTTAAGTAGAGCGTTATATGATATACTAAAAGAAAACAACATCCAGACCTTGGATGAATTTGAAGAGGTGGTAGGAAAGGGGATTTCAGGGGTGTATCAAAAAGAGCGAATTAAAATTGGGTCTTATGCCTTCGTGGATGAAGAAGAGGACAATTTACAAACTCACTTGAATTTTAATGACAATAAGCATACAACCGTTCACATTAGCACAAATAATGGGTATAAGGGATGTTATGTTTTTTATAATCGATATCGCGAGGGCGTTCGGCAGGTTTTTGATCAATTGAGCGATAAAGCCGAAATCATTATCCTTTCTGGAGATAATGATGGTGAAAAGAAGCATTTACAACACCTGCTTTCCAAAAAGGCAAAACTTCTTTTTAATCAAAAGCCTGAAGATAAGCTGAATTACATAAAAAACCTTCAGGATAAAGGAAAAAATGTAATGATGGTTGGTGACGGACTAAATGACAGTGGTGCGCTGGCGCAAAGTAATGTTGGGGTTGTTGTTTCAGAAAATATAAACGTTTTCTCGCCAGCTTCCGATGGAATATTGGACGCAAAAAGGTTTAAGGACCTGTACACCTTTTTAACGCTTTCAAAAAATGGGATTAGCGTAATAAAATGGAGCTTTATACTTTCGCTTCTATATAATCTTGTTGGTTTGGGATTCGCCGTCACTGGGAATTTGAAGCCGGTTGTTGCAGCTATTTTAATGCCTTTGAGTTCTATAAGCATAGTAATTTTCACAACAGTTGTTACTTATTATTTAGGATTGAAATTAAAAAACAGCAATAATTAA
- the yajC gene encoding preprotein translocase subunit YajC: MDQLTQFAPIILMFVVVYFFMIRPQMKRAKQEKTFAAELKKGDRIITKSGMHGKIVDFSEKNNSVIIETGAGKITFDRSSISMEMSKKLNEPVAEKK, translated from the coding sequence ATGGATCAATTAACCCAGTTTGCACCAATAATATTAATGTTTGTGGTGGTGTACTTTTTTATGATACGCCCACAGATGAAACGAGCTAAACAGGAAAAAACCTTTGCAGCCGAGCTTAAAAAAGGAGATAGAATAATCACTAAAAGCGGGATGCATGGTAAGATAGTTGATTTTAGCGAGAAAAATAATTCAGTAATTATTGAAACAGGTGCAGGGAAAATCACTTTTGATCGTTCTTCCATTTCTATGGAGATGAGCAAAAAATTGAATGAACCAGTTGCAGAAAAAAAATAA
- a CDS encoding DUF1573 domain-containing protein codes for MKKGILMIAAVGALFFTSCKDDASSKVKAENVETAAERDAQVAAFAELTFEEEEFDFGTIAKGTEVEHVFKFTNTGDGPLVITNATSTCGCTVPTYPKNETIAPGESGEMLVKFNGSGQGQVTKTVTVNANTENGTEQIRIKAFVEGEGENTAG; via the coding sequence ATGAAAAAAGGAATTTTAATGATAGCAGCGGTAGGAGCTTTGTTCTTTACTTCTTGTAAAGATGATGCATCCAGCAAAGTGAAAGCTGAAAATGTTGAAACAGCAGCCGAACGCGATGCGCAAGTAGCTGCTTTTGCAGAACTTACTTTCGAAGAAGAGGAATTCGACTTTGGAACCATTGCAAAAGGAACAGAGGTAGAGCATGTATTTAAATTTACCAATACTGGAGATGGGCCATTGGTAATTACCAATGCAACCAGTACTTGTGGATGTACCGTGCCAACGTATCCTAAAAATGAAACTATTGCGCCGGGAGAATCTGGTGAGATGTTGGTTAAGTTTAATGGATCTGGACAAGGGCAAGTAACTAAAACAGTAACGGTTAATGCAAATACAGAAAACGGAACTGAACAAATAAGAATCAAAGCTTTTGTTGAAGGCGAGGGAGAGAATACAGCCGGATAA
- the nusB gene encoding transcription antitermination factor NusB: protein MLTRRHIRVKVMQSLYAFHQSENKNFSTEEKFLRKSMLEMYDLFLLMLKLIAEIKTYSENYLETSQKKFLPTQEERDPNKKFVENKVIKILENNQYLQDAWEERGISHWKRDGEYVAILWEEIRNSGAFETYMTTRESTFKEDKDFVILLLKEFIAPNEKLYDYIEDTKLTWVDDLPLVNTAILKYLNKLKENTPDDAKVPKLFKSPDDEEFAARLFRKALANDEELANEMVDKTPNWDKERIAEIDTILIKMGICEMLHFSSIPVKVSINEYLEVAKEYSTPKSSIFINGILDKLSKEYQDQNRLNKMGRGLM, encoded by the coding sequence ATGTTAACCAGAAGACATATTCGAGTTAAGGTAATGCAATCACTCTATGCATTCCATCAAAGTGAAAACAAAAACTTCAGTACCGAAGAGAAATTCCTTCGGAAAAGCATGTTGGAGATGTATGATTTGTTTTTATTGATGCTTAAATTAATTGCTGAAATAAAAACCTATTCAGAAAATTATCTGGAAACATCCCAAAAGAAATTCCTTCCAACACAGGAGGAGAGAGATCCCAATAAAAAATTTGTAGAAAACAAGGTTATAAAAATTCTGGAGAACAATCAGTATTTACAAGATGCCTGGGAGGAAAGAGGCATAAGCCATTGGAAACGGGATGGGGAGTATGTTGCTATTCTTTGGGAAGAAATTCGCAATAGTGGGGCTTTTGAAACTTATATGACTACACGTGAATCTACTTTTAAGGAAGATAAAGATTTTGTAATTCTTTTGCTGAAGGAATTCATTGCCCCGAACGAAAAATTATATGATTATATAGAGGACACCAAATTAACATGGGTAGATGATCTACCGTTAGTAAATACTGCCATTCTAAAGTATTTGAATAAACTAAAGGAGAATACTCCAGATGATGCCAAGGTTCCAAAGTTGTTTAAAAGTCCAGACGATGAGGAATTTGCTGCTAGGTTATTTAGAAAAGCTTTGGCCAATGATGAAGAGCTCGCTAACGAAATGGTAGATAAAACGCCCAATTGGGACAAGGAACGAATAGCAGAAATAGATACCATTCTTATTAAAATGGGAATTTGTGAAATGCTTCATTTTTCTTCTATTCCGGTAAAAGTAAGTATCAATGAGTATTTGGAAGTGGCTAAAGAATACAGTACGCCTAAAAGCAGTATTTTTATAAATGGAATTTTGGATAAATTATCTAAAGAATATCAGGACCAAAACCGATTAAATAAAATGGGACGTGGTCTTATGTAG
- a CDS encoding Glu/Leu/Phe/Val family dehydrogenase → MQVHVLAADDLKKTAPVFGQLSFDNHEQVVFCNDKDTGLRAIIGIHNTVLGPALGGTRMWNYHSEWDALNDALRLSRGMTFKSAITGLNLGGGKAVIIGDAKTQKTPELMRKFGEFVHSLSGKYITAEDVGMDTEDMDIVREVTPYVTGISESKGGAGNPSPITAYGVFMGMKAAAKYKFGTDDLDGKKVLVQGIGHVGEALVEHLTNEGAIVFISDINPTRLEEVSNKYGATIYTENPYDADVDIYAPCALGATVNDETIHRIKAKVIAGAANNQLQDENTHGLLLQERGIVYAPDFLINAGGIINVYAELEGYGRQEIIRKTENIYNTTLEILRTAEAQSITTHHAALKIAQQRIDDRKRENLN, encoded by the coding sequence ATGCAAGTTCACGTTTTAGCTGCTGATGACCTTAAAAAAACTGCGCCTGTCTTCGGGCAATTATCTTTTGATAATCATGAACAAGTGGTTTTTTGCAACGACAAAGATACAGGTTTAAGGGCAATAATTGGAATTCATAATACTGTTTTAGGGCCGGCCTTAGGGGGGACTAGAATGTGGAACTACCATAGTGAATGGGATGCTTTAAACGACGCCTTGAGATTGTCTAGAGGGATGACCTTTAAAAGCGCAATCACGGGATTAAATCTTGGTGGTGGAAAAGCAGTAATTATTGGCGATGCCAAAACTCAAAAAACTCCAGAATTAATGAGAAAATTTGGTGAGTTTGTACATTCTTTAAGCGGGAAATATATTACAGCAGAAGATGTAGGAATGGATACCGAAGATATGGATATTGTTCGGGAAGTAACTCCTTATGTTACCGGAATTTCAGAATCTAAAGGAGGTGCGGGAAACCCTTCTCCTATTACTGCTTATGGTGTTTTTATGGGAATGAAAGCGGCTGCAAAATATAAATTCGGGACAGATGACCTTGATGGAAAGAAAGTCTTGGTTCAAGGAATTGGCCATGTTGGAGAAGCTTTGGTGGAACATTTAACCAATGAAGGAGCCATTGTATTTATTAGCGATATTAACCCTACTAGGTTAGAAGAAGTAAGTAATAAATACGGGGCAACTATTTACACGGAAAATCCGTACGATGCCGATGTGGATATTTATGCGCCATGTGCTTTGGGCGCCACCGTAAATGATGAGACCATACATAGAATAAAAGCAAAAGTTATTGCGGGTGCGGCAAATAATCAATTGCAGGATGAAAACACCCATGGGCTACTTTTACAGGAAAGAGGGATCGTATACGCTCCAGATTTCTTGATAAATGCAGGAGGGATTATTAATGTATATGCAGAATTGGAAGGTTATGGAAGACAAGAGATTATTAGAAAGACAGAAAACATATACAATACAACGCTAGAAATCCTTAGGACAGCAGAAGCTCAGTCCATCACAACACATCATGCTGCCCTTAAAATTGCACAACAACGAATTGATGACAGAAAAAGAGAGAATTTGAACTAA